In a single window of the Pseudobacteriovorax antillogorgiicola genome:
- a CDS encoding bifunctional folylpolyglutamate synthase/dihydrofolate synthase, translating into MVTLNFEELFSKRLGAIKPGLERISRAYDCLGQPAEGAFNILVGGTNGKGGTSGFLWAFLAHGRKAGLFTSPHLRSFGERFQLSHEPLEESHIHDTWHELKEQLGSFYDELSFFELATLIAYDCFAKKGTEFNVMEVGLGGRWDSTNVVNPDLAIVTSISRDHEEFLGSNLLGIAKEKLGICRPNAPLIWGGGGEAEGDPEVESYLDNFCLEHNIPLFRWEKSFSCNGNEFWLSVNATKNHYDFPYGLRRAPTFVKRNFTLAAVAYELIRCHDPSLPELTQVLASFPSPMLPCPNSLVGRFQRMTLDDKYVIFDVCHNPDGMNQLTRNLELSGLQAGTALISILKDKKFDEMLDIAKETFSQVLLFGIEHERGFSLADLAARHQDLAYFGRFSDAWASIPQSNRASPLVICGSVLAVGRVFEQFEKDPKEFTCDQVLLGTWANPESPD; encoded by the coding sequence ATGGTGACACTAAATTTTGAAGAACTCTTTAGTAAACGTCTCGGGGCTATCAAGCCAGGCTTAGAGCGAATTTCAAGAGCGTACGATTGTCTTGGTCAACCTGCCGAAGGTGCCTTCAATATCCTGGTCGGTGGTACTAACGGCAAGGGTGGAACCAGTGGCTTTCTCTGGGCATTTTTAGCTCATGGTAGAAAGGCTGGTCTGTTTACTTCGCCACACTTGAGGTCCTTTGGTGAACGATTTCAGTTGAGCCACGAGCCTCTTGAGGAAAGCCATATTCATGATACTTGGCACGAGCTGAAAGAGCAGCTGGGCTCGTTCTATGACGAACTCTCCTTTTTTGAATTGGCAACGCTTATAGCCTATGACTGCTTCGCAAAGAAGGGTACTGAATTCAACGTTATGGAAGTTGGTCTTGGTGGGCGCTGGGATAGCACAAACGTTGTGAATCCAGACTTAGCTATTGTGACGTCGATTTCTAGGGATCATGAAGAGTTTCTAGGGTCAAACTTGCTTGGTATTGCCAAGGAAAAGTTGGGGATTTGTCGACCTAATGCACCGCTGATCTGGGGCGGTGGTGGTGAAGCCGAAGGAGACCCAGAAGTTGAGAGCTATCTGGATAACTTTTGCCTTGAGCACAATATCCCCTTGTTTCGTTGGGAAAAAAGTTTTTCATGCAATGGAAATGAATTTTGGCTCTCGGTCAATGCTACTAAAAACCACTATGACTTTCCCTATGGGCTTCGTCGAGCCCCGACCTTTGTAAAGCGCAACTTTACTTTGGCAGCAGTAGCCTATGAACTGATCCGATGCCACGATCCATCCCTACCTGAGTTGACTCAGGTTTTAGCTTCATTTCCAAGCCCGATGCTACCTTGCCCAAACTCTCTGGTGGGGCGATTTCAGAGGATGACCTTGGACGATAAATATGTCATCTTTGATGTTTGTCATAATCCGGATGGTATGAATCAGTTAACACGAAACTTGGAGTTATCTGGTTTGCAGGCTGGAACAGCTTTGATATCCATCTTAAAAGACAAAAAGTTCGATGAGATGCTCGATATTGCGAAGGAAACCTTTTCTCAGGTGCTCTTGTTTGGTATCGAACATGAACGGGGTTTTTCCCTAGCAGATCTTGCTGCACGCCATCAAGATCTGGCGTACTTCGGCAGGTTCTCCGATGCTTGGGCTTCCATCCCTCAGAGCAATCGGGCGAGTCCCTTGGTGATCTGTGGGTCCGTGTTGGCAGTAGGAAGGGTGTTTGAGCAGTTTGAGAAAGATCCAAAAGAATTCACGTGTGATCAAGTTTTGCTGGGTACTTGGGCTAACCCTGAGTCTCCTGACTGA
- a CDS encoding putative LPS assembly protein LptD: MSSLRKIQKNSRVIKFCWVLGLTLSLLTDRSLIGQEQNFDLGEAALLDLRDRKTFDDDEFDQLGLRMGDRFLYDAQTIGFDKDGKRYIFQGDVVLIGGASIITADTIEIDYSKKELQARGHVIMLSRNQVFTGTKITMYWETSDFIIDDSVMVVNDGARAKQVIEQVLGVSPEESDFVAAKAQYLTSIESDKLELRQRVIETIQDEDDLSQEIVDDYALLLERQILAQANMNPSLAKKGEKKRRSYLKRRKYWEESRENEEGRELPQKYYLKITGRTIERKNDNDYFADDAIVTPCKCEDDETPAWGFRADHIEAQEEGYVDLYHPVLTIKGVPLLYIPFLKVPFKTQRQSGFLMPGFQTGDQKNGFVYTQPVYFNLGDDKDSTVTFDLYQKRGTRLGVEARYEIKEYSGFELNMETIRDRAWLQQTALREELLSYHRQNLSDIDNIENIANYGNACDTSTPDGIDTCLELVEDNLAAPSNTWRGKQEWNGRLFLSPELSLVSRGSLVSDHRYVEDLYLPEDYVAAFSTRAQANAFSTAKARLNYNHSDFFLGLGTSYGDNVLLENQFKGFQIPAHFKLNTRLFSINPQQYLGIPIYVDLEAESFLIDDNQGSLTNQDRDLETLGNGTWQRANLGLISPIVREGIVRVDHFSDLELRRITHEGLEQDSSTIESWRSGLTVNLPIDGMGPLPSIFQNDDEQTKYLHHIMNWSMTYSARPVVTRRGLYGSEDTNGTPLVYFASDRDFLTTDGRDVSSEDTMIPHQRVTLATTHRWKTFDRGWQVIPGKIPEVEENKEKIESLHEQAKRELLFSLDRRIGKDERIFKENDDGSIDWYINRYKLQDSNSIEPVNFSASMTFDFEQERLRQDQIQENKDLEQQASVASDELAEELRAQKVPYYSLPESWSGPYFSLGLNWAGYNLTTSVNYNIYKRTSTSTRFDLSLPPFWKTSLGLSYIFEKSPELEPTTGDLLFKQTKTTTMGISTGLIPYISTGINLVQRQVEGNDSQYGTSVNLSYTDDSGCWGLRFVREKDLNVDEANANYILQLSVIFLGNSRSGDLSPALEREIPRFTFTR; this comes from the coding sequence TTGAGCAGTTTGAGAAAGATCCAAAAGAATTCACGTGTGATCAAGTTTTGCTGGGTACTTGGGCTAACCCTGAGTCTCCTGACTGATAGGTCGCTTATAGGACAAGAGCAAAACTTCGACTTAGGGGAAGCCGCCCTTCTCGACTTGCGTGATCGTAAAACATTTGATGATGATGAATTTGACCAACTGGGCCTAAGAATGGGTGACCGCTTCCTCTACGATGCCCAGACCATTGGCTTCGATAAGGATGGCAAGCGATACATCTTTCAAGGTGATGTGGTTCTGATTGGGGGGGCCTCTATCATCACCGCTGATACCATTGAAATTGACTACAGTAAAAAAGAGTTACAAGCCCGCGGTCACGTAATCATGTTGAGCCGCAATCAGGTGTTTACGGGTACTAAGATCACCATGTACTGGGAAACCAGTGACTTCATCATCGACGACTCGGTGATGGTGGTGAACGATGGGGCTCGGGCTAAGCAGGTGATCGAGCAGGTCCTAGGCGTTAGCCCAGAGGAGTCTGACTTTGTCGCTGCTAAGGCTCAGTACCTGACATCTATTGAAAGCGACAAGCTTGAACTCAGGCAAAGAGTGATTGAAACGATCCAAGACGAAGATGATCTATCCCAAGAGATTGTCGACGACTATGCACTGCTTCTGGAGAGACAAATCCTCGCCCAAGCCAATATGAATCCATCGTTGGCAAAAAAAGGCGAAAAGAAACGTCGGAGCTACCTCAAGCGCCGCAAGTATTGGGAGGAGTCTCGGGAAAATGAAGAAGGTCGTGAGCTGCCGCAAAAATACTACCTTAAGATCACGGGTCGAACTATCGAGCGAAAGAATGATAACGATTACTTCGCTGATGACGCGATTGTAACCCCTTGCAAGTGCGAGGATGATGAAACTCCGGCCTGGGGCTTTCGGGCTGATCATATCGAGGCCCAAGAAGAGGGCTATGTGGATCTCTATCACCCGGTTCTTACCATAAAGGGTGTTCCCCTTCTTTATATTCCGTTTCTTAAGGTGCCGTTCAAAACCCAACGCCAATCTGGTTTTTTGATGCCTGGTTTCCAAACCGGTGATCAGAAAAACGGCTTTGTGTATACCCAGCCGGTATACTTCAACTTAGGTGACGACAAAGATTCCACAGTGACCTTCGATCTGTACCAGAAGCGAGGGACTCGGCTTGGTGTCGAAGCTCGCTACGAAATTAAAGAGTACAGTGGCTTCGAACTCAATATGGAAACGATTCGTGATCGCGCTTGGCTTCAGCAAACAGCCTTGCGGGAAGAGCTTCTGAGCTATCATCGCCAGAACCTAAGCGACATTGATAATATCGAAAACATAGCTAATTATGGGAATGCCTGTGACACTAGCACACCTGATGGAATCGATACATGCTTGGAGCTAGTTGAAGACAACCTTGCAGCGCCCTCGAATACCTGGAGAGGCAAACAGGAATGGAATGGCCGATTGTTCCTAAGCCCTGAGCTTTCTCTTGTGAGTCGTGGTAGTCTGGTTTCAGATCATCGCTATGTTGAAGATCTCTATTTGCCGGAAGATTATGTGGCTGCATTCTCGACCCGCGCTCAGGCGAATGCCTTCTCAACGGCTAAGGCGAGGCTGAACTATAACCACTCCGACTTCTTTCTCGGGCTTGGAACAAGCTACGGTGATAATGTTCTATTAGAAAATCAATTTAAGGGCTTTCAAATCCCTGCTCACTTTAAGCTTAATACTCGTTTGTTCTCCATCAACCCGCAGCAGTACCTAGGAATTCCCATTTATGTAGATCTTGAGGCAGAGAGCTTCCTGATCGATGACAATCAGGGTAGCTTGACCAATCAAGACCGAGATTTAGAAACTCTGGGCAACGGCACTTGGCAGAGGGCTAATCTAGGCTTGATCTCGCCCATCGTTCGCGAGGGTATCGTCAGGGTTGATCACTTCTCCGATTTGGAACTCAGGCGCATTACCCACGAGGGTTTAGAGCAAGACAGCAGCACAATAGAAAGCTGGCGCTCGGGACTCACCGTCAATCTGCCGATTGACGGTATGGGGCCATTGCCTAGTATCTTCCAAAACGACGATGAGCAAACAAAATACCTACATCACATCATGAACTGGTCGATGACTTATTCCGCACGACCTGTGGTGACAAGACGAGGCCTCTATGGAAGCGAGGATACCAATGGCACTCCTCTCGTTTACTTTGCGTCCGATCGAGATTTTCTCACCACCGACGGTCGCGATGTTAGCTCGGAAGACACGATGATTCCTCACCAAAGGGTAACACTAGCCACGACTCACCGTTGGAAAACCTTTGACAGGGGCTGGCAGGTGATACCAGGAAAGATTCCAGAAGTGGAAGAGAATAAGGAAAAGATCGAGAGCCTCCATGAGCAGGCTAAACGGGAGCTGTTATTTAGCTTAGATCGACGGATTGGCAAGGACGAGCGTATCTTTAAAGAGAACGACGACGGGTCCATCGATTGGTATATCAATCGCTATAAACTGCAGGATTCTAATTCGATTGAACCAGTCAATTTTAGCGCCTCAATGACCTTTGACTTTGAGCAGGAGCGTCTGCGTCAGGATCAAATTCAAGAAAATAAAGACTTGGAACAGCAGGCTTCGGTAGCTAGTGACGAGCTAGCAGAGGAGTTGCGTGCCCAGAAAGTTCCTTACTACTCACTGCCTGAGTCATGGAGTGGCCCCTACTTTAGTCTCGGGCTCAACTGGGCTGGCTACAACCTGACCACCAGTGTGAACTATAACATATATAAAAGAACCTCGACCTCGACCCGTTTTGATTTATCCTTGCCACCGTTTTGGAAAACCAGCCTGGGGCTTAGCTACATCTTTGAAAAGAGCCCTGAATTGGAACCAACAACAGGTGATCTTTTGTTCAAGCAAACCAAGACCACGACCATGGGCATATCCACTGGCTTGATTCCCTACATCTCTACCGGCATCAACTTGGTGCAAAGACAAGTAGAAGGTAACGATAGCCAGTACGGAACATCGGTCAACCTATCCTATACCGATGACTCAGGCTGCTGGGGTTTGCGATTTGTAAGAGAGAAGGATCTCAATGTTGACGAGGCCAACGCCAACTATATTTTGCAGCTATCGGTGATTTTTTTGGGTAACAGTCGATCTGGTGATCTTTCTCCAGCTTTGGAACGAGAGATTCCAAGATTTACATTTACCCGCTAG
- the speD gene encoding adenosylmethionine decarboxylase translates to MKRIAAFDGPIKLDGFNNLTKALSFNLYDFCVARNEKEQEAYVKYIYDRYSASRITEILKGICQIIEANVLAVSDQDYDPWGASSLVLMSDIKGSGVSEVNMHLDKSHICAHTYPDFREDGKVCTFRVDIDIATCGEISPLRALNYMFEAFESDVVVSDYVVRGYTRDTQGRKVFMDHELSSIQDYIDPKILQDYHCVDLALQSENIWQTKMLRTRMDEASYFIEDVDTKDPQIQSYLKLVKEEMRSLVFMWPES, encoded by the coding sequence ATGAAGCGAATTGCGGCCTTTGATGGGCCTATTAAATTGGATGGATTTAATAACCTCACCAAAGCCTTGAGCTTCAACCTTTATGATTTTTGTGTTGCTCGTAACGAGAAAGAGCAAGAAGCCTATGTGAAGTATATTTACGATCGCTATAGCGCTAGCCGCATTACAGAAATTCTTAAGGGCATTTGCCAGATCATCGAGGCTAATGTTCTCGCTGTTTCCGATCAAGACTATGACCCTTGGGGGGCCTCATCCCTGGTGCTGATGAGTGATATCAAAGGTAGTGGAGTTAGCGAGGTGAATATGCATCTTGATAAGAGCCACATCTGCGCTCATACTTACCCTGATTTTCGGGAAGATGGTAAAGTCTGCACCTTTCGTGTTGATATCGATATTGCAACCTGTGGCGAGATATCACCTCTTCGGGCTCTGAACTATATGTTCGAAGCGTTTGAGTCAGATGTGGTGGTCTCTGATTATGTGGTTCGTGGCTATACCCGTGATACTCAAGGACGCAAAGTGTTTATGGATCATGAGTTAAGTAGCATTCAGGACTATATCGACCCCAAAATTCTTCAGGATTATCATTGTGTAGATCTTGCTCTCCAGTCTGAAAATATATGGCAGACTAAGATGCTAAGAACCCGGATGGATGAAGCGTCCTACTTCATCGAAGACGTCGACACCAAAGATCCTCAGATCCAATCCTATCTGAAGCTTGTGAAAGAAGAGATGCGCAGCTTAGTATTTATGTGGCCTGAGTCTTAG
- a CDS encoding AsmA family protein, translating into MLKKALIAVASVIALLLGFVIITPLVVDVNQYRPEIEQLIQKNINGSAKIGRLSLSLWGRLAIEIDELEVKDAKGKRVLAVQGSSINFPFISLISGAPELTLRLDGPEIYAIKESDGSFNLLSLAKEDSKASAASTSSTSEPEAAPTPAAEEAAAPQGLAPIIVASKVDLLIENAKVIFSDKGSGLEQKITDFNILLKDVSLGRPMDLDIWADLNTKLDTISLEGPFKMTGEINPVLKDQEVQGFEVKLESIMDKISISVPETFRKSDKVTTQLQIEAFGSPEKLTLKSLIIKFHDLVLEGRGEAILAPELSYSFNFSQNQINLKTWKEILPPLKDFVNEDMKLSWTADLVTDHLKTFKLNFKAPENDLTLVAGVENFSAPNINLNMKSTGLNIDRLLPPSKEEAEAAKAKPGSSSSAAGTGGNAVSGADGNAAQQSAAEQAASDVDAQLAELKNNEMLKQMKAQVGIRFDKVTAMNVDVQDFILKFTFNDLKAVIEPIKLKVFGGQINTFASLNLQGPRPIYKAKLTVDSIQFKDAVESQLPKFANTIMGNLSLSGNAKGESLNNDLMMKNLVMNGDFKILDASFATVDIVKMVNEGGAKAIQTIKEKFPKAPLGSIASLGSGEGKFKEVSSNFSLAQGVMKAPNFKALSFPGKGVDINGYTEIDLLGDKIQADWNVIDTYNKTGLKSVSLKEKGVEVKEILAEPGKPIRFPIKVGCKLSEPCYKYDAIPGHFWNIASKKIEKAAGDRLKAELKKRTAKEREKIKKKQKKVEEDLKKKAKDFLKGKKLPF; encoded by the coding sequence ATGCTTAAAAAAGCCCTGATCGCTGTAGCTTCTGTGATCGCCCTATTACTTGGATTTGTGATCATTACACCCCTGGTTGTCGATGTGAATCAGTATCGGCCCGAGATTGAGCAATTGATTCAAAAAAATATCAACGGCTCAGCGAAGATTGGCAGACTCTCTCTTTCTCTTTGGGGGCGTCTTGCCATTGAAATCGATGAGCTAGAAGTCAAGGATGCAAAGGGCAAACGAGTCTTGGCCGTCCAGGGCAGTTCTATCAACTTCCCTTTCATCAGCCTGATTAGTGGTGCTCCAGAATTAACCCTACGTCTTGATGGCCCTGAGATTTATGCGATCAAAGAGTCCGATGGCAGTTTTAACCTGCTAAGTCTTGCGAAAGAGGACTCCAAAGCCTCAGCTGCCAGTACAAGTTCCACGAGCGAGCCAGAAGCAGCACCAACTCCTGCCGCCGAAGAAGCTGCAGCACCTCAAGGGTTAGCACCTATAATTGTGGCATCGAAGGTGGATCTTTTGATCGAAAATGCCAAGGTTATCTTTTCAGATAAGGGCTCGGGCTTGGAGCAGAAGATTACCGACTTCAATATCCTGCTCAAGGATGTCTCCCTTGGTCGACCTATGGATCTTGATATCTGGGCTGATCTCAATACCAAACTTGATACTATAAGCCTTGAAGGCCCCTTTAAGATGACCGGTGAGATCAATCCTGTTCTAAAGGACCAGGAAGTTCAAGGGTTTGAAGTGAAGCTAGAAAGCATCATGGATAAGATTAGCATTTCAGTACCCGAGACCTTTCGAAAGTCCGATAAAGTTACGACCCAATTACAAATTGAAGCCTTCGGATCTCCAGAAAAACTAACACTCAAGAGCCTGATCATCAAGTTTCACGACCTCGTTTTAGAAGGACGGGGAGAGGCTATACTTGCGCCAGAGCTGAGCTACTCATTTAATTTCTCACAAAACCAGATCAATCTAAAAACTTGGAAAGAGATCCTTCCTCCTCTAAAGGACTTTGTAAATGAAGATATGAAGCTCTCTTGGACAGCGGACCTCGTCACAGACCACCTCAAAACCTTCAAGTTGAACTTTAAAGCCCCTGAAAACGATCTGACACTGGTAGCAGGAGTTGAAAATTTTTCCGCGCCTAATATCAACCTCAATATGAAGTCCACTGGTCTAAATATCGATCGCCTCTTGCCACCATCAAAAGAGGAAGCAGAGGCTGCCAAAGCCAAGCCAGGGTCGTCATCCTCTGCTGCAGGCACCGGTGGAAACGCTGTGTCAGGAGCGGATGGAAATGCCGCTCAACAAAGCGCGGCTGAGCAGGCAGCAAGCGATGTTGATGCTCAACTTGCTGAGTTGAAGAACAATGAAATGCTAAAGCAAATGAAGGCTCAAGTCGGAATCCGCTTCGACAAAGTTACGGCTATGAATGTTGATGTGCAAGACTTTATCTTAAAATTCACATTCAATGATCTTAAAGCTGTTATTGAGCCGATCAAATTGAAAGTCTTTGGTGGGCAGATCAATACCTTTGCAAGTTTGAACTTGCAGGGCCCTAGGCCGATCTACAAAGCGAAGCTTACCGTAGACTCCATTCAATTTAAGGATGCAGTAGAAAGTCAGCTTCCCAAATTTGCCAATACTATTATGGGCAATCTATCGCTGTCTGGTAATGCTAAAGGTGAAAGTTTAAACAACGACTTGATGATGAAAAATCTAGTCATGAATGGTGACTTTAAGATACTTGATGCTAGTTTTGCGACCGTCGACATTGTGAAAATGGTCAATGAAGGGGGAGCTAAAGCCATCCAAACTATCAAGGAAAAGTTCCCAAAAGCACCTCTTGGGTCGATAGCGAGTCTAGGCTCGGGTGAGGGAAAGTTCAAGGAAGTCAGTTCGAATTTCTCGTTGGCACAGGGGGTCATGAAAGCTCCTAATTTCAAAGCATTGTCATTCCCAGGCAAGGGAGTAGATATTAACGGTTATACAGAAATTGACCTTTTAGGTGATAAAATCCAAGCGGACTGGAATGTGATTGATACTTACAATAAAACGGGTCTTAAGTCGGTATCTCTAAAAGAAAAGGGAGTTGAGGTTAAGGAGATTTTAGCCGAGCCTGGCAAACCGATTCGCTTTCCTATAAAGGTTGGCTGTAAACTCAGTGAACCTTGTTACAAATACGATGCTATTCCCGGTCATTTTTGGAATATTGCATCGAAAAAGATTGAAAAGGCTGCTGGAGATCGGCTTAAGGCGGAGCTGAAGAAACGAACTGCTAAGGAGCGCGAGAAGATCAAGAAAAAGCAGAAAAAGGTTGAAGAAGATCTTAAAAAGAAAGCCAAGGATTTCTTAAAGGGAAAGAAACTACCCTTTTAA